In Acidimicrobiia bacterium, one DNA window encodes the following:
- the folB gene encoding dihydroneopterin aldolase: MTDWIRLHGIEVFAHHGVLSEEQLRGQVFVIDVDVAIDLSEAADSDDLSTTVHYGDLAVAIRDRVANERWDLIERVAGRVADLVLENERVMGVDVTVHKPSAPIDVPFADVSTTISRSR; this comes from the coding sequence GTGACCGATTGGATTCGACTGCACGGCATTGAGGTATTCGCTCATCACGGTGTGCTGAGCGAGGAGCAGCTGCGCGGGCAGGTATTCGTGATAGATGTCGATGTGGCAATCGATCTGTCGGAGGCTGCCGATTCGGATGATCTTTCGACCACCGTCCACTACGGCGACCTCGCAGTGGCCATACGCGACAGGGTCGCCAACGAACGCTGGGATCTCATCGAGCGGGTGGCCGGGCGGGTAGCGGATCTGGTTCTCGAGAACGAGCGAGTGATGGGGGTCGATGTCACGGTGCACAAGCCTTCTGCCCCTATCGATGTCCCCTTCGCGGACGTCTCAACGACGATCAGCCGGTCCCGATGA
- a CDS encoding sigma-70 family RNA polymerase sigma factor, with protein sequence MADQANFEADAMQYAPQLYTAAMRMTRNPADAEDLVQETFLKAYRAYETFTAGTNLKAWLYRILTNTYINRYRKLARRPQEVDLGEVEALYLYRRVASDGTREAARSAEDEVLSGFVDSDVKQAIEALPENFRLPVLLADVEGFSYKEISEIMDVPIGTVMSRLHRGRKALQKALWEFASGRGLTGQPEDTDE encoded by the coding sequence GTGGCTGATCAAGCCAACTTCGAGGCCGATGCGATGCAGTATGCCCCCCAGCTGTATACCGCGGCGATGCGCATGACCCGCAATCCGGCGGATGCCGAGGACCTCGTTCAAGAGACCTTCCTGAAGGCATACCGCGCCTACGAGACGTTCACCGCGGGAACGAACCTCAAAGCGTGGCTCTATCGCATACTGACGAACACGTACATCAACCGCTATCGAAAGCTGGCGAGACGCCCGCAAGAGGTCGACCTCGGAGAGGTGGAGGCCCTCTACTTGTATCGCCGTGTCGCCTCGGACGGAACGAGAGAAGCTGCGCGCAGCGCAGAAGACGAGGTGTTGTCCGGGTTCGTGGATTCCGATGTCAAACAGGCGATCGAGGCGCTTCCCGAGAATTTCCGCCTGCCGGTGTTGCTGGCAGATGTCGAAGGTTTTTCCTACAAGGAGATCTCAGAGATCATGGACGTCCCGATCGGAACCGTGATGTCCCGGTTGCACCGTGGAAGAAAGGCGCTCCAGAAAGCGTTGTGGGAGTTCGCGAGTGGACGCGGCCTGACGGGCCAACCGGAGGACACCGATGAGTAG
- the folK gene encoding 2-amino-4-hydroxy-6-hydroxymethyldihydropteridine diphosphokinase: MTRAAVALGSNLGDRRANLEFAVRGLASCGEVVGVSGLYETAPVGGPEQGPYLNAVAIVDTMLPAEQLLAGLHDIERRRGRTRTIHWGPRTLDLDLLLYGRESHATDDCVVPHPRMHERRFVVEPLLNVWPEAALPDGTRVSTLKASVADQDLTDLGGWWPPRPAAQGFVERGGWWVAAQFLLIGLVVVALGTGGPVLPGGSALRVGGAVVALAGLALGMLGLRHLGDRLTPFPEPLAGGEIIRAGVYAKARHPIYGGTVLGLAGMALFGASLYGLLAAMFAGVFFWMKAGREEMRLLDRFPHYAEYRERTRARLVPWVL, from the coding sequence ATGACCAGAGCGGCCGTCGCGCTGGGATCGAACCTGGGCGATCGGCGCGCCAACCTCGAGTTCGCCGTCAGGGGCCTGGCGTCCTGCGGGGAAGTGGTGGGCGTCTCAGGCCTGTACGAGACGGCTCCCGTGGGTGGACCCGAGCAGGGCCCTTATCTGAACGCAGTTGCCATCGTGGACACGATGCTGCCCGCGGAGCAGCTGCTGGCCGGGCTGCACGACATCGAACGCCGGCGAGGCAGGACCCGCACGATCCATTGGGGCCCGAGAACCCTCGATCTCGACCTGCTCCTGTACGGCCGGGAGAGCCATGCAACCGACGATTGTGTGGTTCCGCACCCGCGGATGCATGAGCGGCGCTTTGTCGTCGAGCCCCTGCTGAACGTCTGGCCGGAAGCAGCATTGCCCGACGGGACCAGGGTTTCGACCTTGAAAGCAAGTGTTGCCGACCAGGATCTCACCGACCTCGGCGGCTGGTGGCCGCCCCGGCCGGCGGCGCAGGGCTTTGTCGAAAGGGGTGGTTGGTGGGTGGCCGCCCAGTTCTTGCTGATAGGGCTGGTCGTTGTTGCTCTGGGCACGGGCGGCCCGGTTCTCCCGGGTGGATCTGCCCTGCGCGTCGGTGGTGCCGTTGTCGCCCTCGCCGGCCTCGCTCTCGGGATGCTCGGGCTCCGGCATCTCGGCGATCGGCTCACACCGTTCCCGGAGCCGCTCGCCGGTGGTGAGATCATCCGTGCCGGCGTCTACGCGAAGGCTCGGCATCCGATATACGGCGGAACCGTTCTGGGGCTCGCCGGTATGGCGCTCTTCGGGGCTTCCCTCTACGGCTTGCTGGCGGCGATGTTCGCCGGCGTCTTCTTCTGGATGAAAGCCGGACGGGAAGAGATGAGACTGCTGGATCGTTTCCCGCATTACGCCGAGTATCGGGAGAGAACCCGGGCGCGGCTGGTCCCGTGGGTTCTGTGA
- a CDS encoding lysophospholipid acyltransferase family protein — protein sequence MRYEAALPAGPIVLAANHLSHLDPPIVGIAVGKPLRFLAVDGLWGVHLWLDAVLRAFGSIPLSRIRVPLAAIRTAVDHLRSGGSVGIFPEGGIVDAWGASDSAPSAAWLSLRADVPLVPVAVTGTDEAFGLGAGRLRRSHVTVTIGPALNPGDYRDLDNPASTMMAAWAAWMNDHMDQGPH from the coding sequence GTGAGATATGAGGCTGCCTTGCCGGCCGGCCCAATCGTTCTGGCAGCCAATCATCTCTCCCATCTCGATCCGCCCATCGTCGGCATCGCCGTGGGCAAACCACTCCGGTTTCTGGCGGTCGACGGCCTGTGGGGCGTCCATCTCTGGCTCGACGCAGTGCTGCGGGCGTTCGGTTCAATCCCGCTCTCTCGCATCCGGGTGCCGCTCGCAGCCATCCGGACGGCCGTCGATCACTTGCGTTCCGGCGGATCTGTCGGGATCTTCCCCGAGGGAGGAATCGTGGACGCCTGGGGAGCTTCGGATTCCGCGCCGTCTGCCGCCTGGCTGAGCCTGCGAGCTGATGTGCCGCTGGTGCCGGTGGCGGTGACCGGTACGGACGAAGCCTTCGGCCTGGGCGCCGGCCGGCTCCGCCGCAGTCATGTAACAGTGACGATCGGGCCTGCATTGAATCCGGGCGACTACCGCGATCTGGACAACCCGGCATCGACCATGATGGCGGCTTGGGCTGCCTGGATGAACGATCACATGGATCAGGGCCCGCACTGA
- the hpt gene encoding hypoxanthine phosphoribosyltransferase, producing the protein MKVGRTLVSAEEIDGALARIGAQINADYEGKDLLMIGVLKGAFIVMADLARHLTVPVEFDFMAVSSYGAATQTSGVVRILKDLDQEIAGRDVLIVEDIIDSGLTLSYLLKSLRVRRPASLEVAALLVKEGIQRVPLDVKYTGFNIGPEFVVGFGLDYAGKLRNLPQIAVMEEDD; encoded by the coding sequence GTGAAAGTCGGAAGAACACTCGTATCCGCCGAAGAAATCGACGGAGCGCTCGCCAGAATCGGCGCCCAGATCAACGCCGACTACGAGGGCAAGGATCTACTCATGATCGGCGTGTTGAAGGGCGCCTTCATAGTCATGGCCGACCTCGCCCGTCATTTGACGGTTCCGGTTGAGTTTGACTTCATGGCCGTGTCTTCGTACGGCGCGGCGACTCAGACGTCGGGCGTGGTGAGGATTCTCAAGGATCTCGACCAGGAGATCGCCGGCCGGGATGTGCTGATCGTCGAGGACATAATCGATTCGGGCCTCACCCTCAGCTACCTCCTCAAGAGCCTGCGGGTCCGCCGTCCGGCCAGTCTCGAAGTAGCGGCATTGTTGGTGAAGGAGGGGATCCAGCGGGTCCCGCTCGACGTGAAATACACGGGCTTCAACATAGGCCCGGAGTTCGTTGTCGGCTTCGGCCTCGATTACGCCGGGAAGCTCCGCAATCTGCCTCAGATTGCCGTGATGGAAGAAGATGACTGA
- a CDS encoding zinc-dependent metalloprotease encodes MTGGIPWSLAVRVADRVAGSHPLESTYHIESFRRQAPALLERAGELVGEETGLIPGGSAGVEVVGRTDWVRRNVEFFSRLMEPAEAKIAGRLNQAGVVGAKAAGFARRIVAAETGALLGVMSRRVLGQYELVLPTDESDGDIVFLVGPNVLAMERANQFNPDEFRFWLALHESTHRAQFTAVPWMQDYFLSLVRGLIESAEPERGRFKRIIEEIRAAGEGETDFIGEAGLLGLFASDSQRELIDKVQALMSVLEGHGHVIMDRIGARHLVTQKRMSSILKRRRMDARAAAFFRITGLEMKLRQYELGEKFVLAVEREAGWEAVDLVWQGEHSLPTLDEIHDPSAWLARVA; translated from the coding sequence ATGACCGGCGGCATTCCCTGGTCCCTGGCCGTGAGAGTGGCCGATCGGGTCGCAGGCAGCCACCCACTCGAATCTACCTATCACATCGAATCGTTTCGACGCCAGGCACCCGCCCTGCTCGAACGTGCCGGAGAACTCGTTGGTGAGGAAACCGGCCTGATCCCGGGGGGTAGCGCCGGGGTCGAGGTGGTAGGTCGGACCGACTGGGTTCGTCGCAACGTCGAGTTCTTCTCACGGCTGATGGAACCGGCCGAGGCGAAGATCGCCGGGAGACTGAATCAGGCCGGAGTCGTCGGTGCCAAAGCGGCCGGTTTCGCCAGGCGGATAGTGGCGGCGGAGACCGGTGCACTCCTGGGTGTCATGTCGCGGCGGGTGCTGGGCCAGTACGAACTAGTGCTTCCCACCGACGAGTCGGATGGTGACATAGTGTTTCTCGTCGGACCCAACGTGCTGGCCATGGAGCGGGCCAATCAGTTCAATCCGGACGAGTTCCGGTTCTGGCTCGCCTTGCACGAGAGCACCCATCGCGCCCAGTTCACCGCCGTGCCGTGGATGCAGGACTACTTCCTGTCTCTGGTTCGGGGGTTGATCGAGAGCGCCGAGCCCGAGCGCGGCCGATTCAAGAGGATCATCGAGGAGATCAGGGCGGCAGGTGAGGGCGAAACAGACTTCATCGGGGAGGCAGGTCTGCTGGGTCTCTTTGCCAGCGATTCACAGCGTGAACTGATCGACAAAGTACAGGCGCTCATGTCTGTTCTGGAAGGCCACGGTCACGTGATCATGGACCGCATAGGGGCCCGGCACCTGGTGACGCAGAAGCGCATGTCCTCGATCCTCAAGCGACGCCGGATGGATGCACGCGCCGCGGCTTTCTTCCGGATCACCGGACTCGAGATGAAGCTTCGCCAGTACGAGCTGGGAGAGAAGTTCGTGCTCGCCGTCGAGCGCGAGGCCGGGTGGGAGGCGGTCGACCTGGTATGGCAAGGCGAGCACTCGCTGCCCACACTCGATGAGATCCACGATCCTTCGGCATGGCTGGCTCGCGTCGCCTAG
- the folP gene encoding dihydropteroate synthase, producing MTLVDWQLRTRALSNDDHTLVMGVVNVTPDSFSDGGRFFDQAEAVAHGRRLAAAGADLVDVGGESTRPGAPPVSAEEEARRVVPVVRALAADGIVVSVDTTKACVAEESLSAGGEIINDVSALSDPAMAALIADRGAGVVLMHMQGTPATMQAEPHYDDVTAEVLAALLESAALAESSGIGRERICLDPGIGFGKSIEHNLRLLHDLEAFTSTSYPVILGTSRKSFLGALAGLPDPLDRDAATAGTTALAVAAGVFCVRVHDVPGNLQSARVADAIVRSRNFDEVGG from the coding sequence ATGACTCTCGTGGACTGGCAGTTGCGAACCAGGGCTCTGAGCAATGACGATCACACGCTCGTGATGGGAGTCGTCAACGTCACCCCGGACTCCTTCTCGGACGGAGGCCGGTTCTTCGACCAGGCGGAGGCGGTCGCCCATGGGCGTCGGCTGGCCGCGGCAGGGGCCGACCTCGTCGACGTCGGGGGAGAGTCGACGAGGCCCGGGGCGCCTCCCGTATCTGCGGAAGAGGAAGCTCGGAGGGTGGTGCCGGTAGTGCGGGCGCTTGCAGCAGACGGCATCGTGGTCTCTGTCGACACCACGAAAGCTTGCGTCGCCGAGGAATCCTTGTCGGCAGGTGGAGAGATAATCAATGATGTCTCTGCCCTGTCGGATCCGGCGATGGCCGCGTTGATCGCCGACCGGGGCGCCGGGGTGGTGCTCATGCACATGCAGGGCACGCCGGCCACGATGCAGGCCGAGCCTCACTACGACGATGTGACCGCGGAAGTTCTGGCCGCCCTGCTGGAGAGCGCCGCCCTGGCCGAATCGTCGGGTATCGGCCGGGAGCGCATCTGCCTCGACCCGGGCATTGGTTTCGGGAAGTCGATCGAGCACAACCTGAGGTTGCTCCACGACCTCGAGGCCTTCACGTCGACCTCGTATCCGGTGATTCTGGGAACATCGCGCAAGTCGTTTCTAGGTGCGCTGGCCGGATTGCCGGACCCTCTGGACAGGGACGCGGCAACGGCCGGTACGACTGCCCTGGCCGTGGCCGCCGGAGTATTCTGCGTCCGGGTTCATGATGTTCCCGGGAACCTCCAATCTGCCCGGGTTGCCGACGCTATCGTGCGATCGAGGAACTTCGATGAGGTCGGTGGATGA
- the rsrA gene encoding mycothiol system anti-sigma-R factor, with amino-acid sequence MSRRSCEQAVERIYFYLDGEITWYRRFRINRHLRSCRMCEGAYDFEHRFRSVVRDKCSEDVPEELLERLRSVLREGRQ; translated from the coding sequence ATGAGTAGGCGAAGCTGTGAGCAGGCGGTAGAGAGGATCTACTTCTACCTCGACGGTGAGATCACCTGGTATCGCCGGTTCCGCATCAACCGGCACCTTCGTTCGTGCCGGATGTGCGAAGGAGCCTACGATTTCGAGCATCGCTTCAGATCGGTCGTCCGCGACAAGTGTTCAGAGGACGTGCCGGAAGAACTGCTCGAGCGCCTGCGCAGCGTCTTGCGCGAGGGCCGTCAGTAG
- the tilS gene encoding tRNA lysidine(34) synthetase TilS, translating to MAGSRRLGELSARVRALGKIPSGPAAIALSGGADSAVVAWLMVEAGVRCRAIHIDHRLDGSPAMREAAAAIAARLVVDLDVREVDIPAGASPENQARIVRYSALESALRAGELLVTGHTRDDQAETVLLNILRGAGLDGLVGIPFRRGNLVRPLLGVTRSETRELATLLGLPWRDDPANDDPDPRRNQIRRETIPDLERRFNPQLRTALASLAETVAAELPERQQRVRIRKVDNGVALAAPELHAVGPAAAKQALREAMRLVRGPHAGTRSEIDRLVAVAYGTAASAEVSGGIRAYRSGPWLIIARPSDPEPPAARGWTVPGEARFGSWAFAAWTDERPPAAYPLSSWTAVSDADSLPPHLTIRCAEPGDVVDGVPVAERLRRVGVPADQRSTWPVVLSGETVVWIPGAGISRSVWVGSSTRRYLWVNAAMEIP from the coding sequence ATGGCTGGCTCGCGTCGCCTAGGCGAACTGTCTGCCCGGGTACGGGCGTTGGGGAAGATTCCCTCCGGGCCCGCTGCGATCGCGCTGAGCGGGGGAGCCGATAGCGCCGTCGTGGCGTGGTTGATGGTGGAAGCCGGTGTCCGATGCAGGGCAATCCATATCGACCACCGGCTGGACGGATCGCCTGCGATGAGGGAGGCTGCCGCGGCCATTGCTGCGAGGCTGGTGGTCGACCTGGATGTCCGCGAGGTCGATATCCCGGCAGGGGCATCTCCGGAGAATCAGGCGAGGATTGTGCGCTACTCAGCGCTCGAGTCGGCCTTGCGAGCAGGCGAACTGCTCGTGACCGGACATACGAGAGATGACCAGGCCGAAACCGTCCTGCTGAACATCCTGCGCGGTGCCGGATTGGACGGACTCGTCGGCATCCCCTTCCGTCGAGGCAACCTGGTGCGGCCGCTTCTTGGTGTAACGAGATCGGAAACGAGGGAGCTGGCGACCCTGCTGGGCCTCCCGTGGCGCGATGATCCCGCCAACGATGATCCCGATCCGAGGAGAAACCAGATCCGGCGGGAGACGATCCCGGATCTCGAGAGGCGGTTCAATCCGCAGCTTCGGACCGCTCTCGCCTCCCTGGCGGAAACGGTGGCGGCGGAGCTCCCGGAACGGCAACAACGGGTCCGCATCCGGAAGGTCGACAACGGCGTGGCGCTGGCCGCACCCGAGCTCCATGCGGTTGGGCCGGCGGCCGCGAAGCAGGCTCTGCGCGAGGCGATGAGACTGGTGCGCGGTCCCCACGCCGGCACCAGGAGCGAGATCGACAGGCTGGTAGCCGTTGCCTACGGCACCGCGGCGTCGGCCGAAGTCTCCGGGGGGATCAGAGCCTATCGAAGCGGCCCCTGGTTGATCATCGCCCGCCCTTCCGACCCGGAACCACCCGCAGCGCGCGGGTGGACCGTGCCGGGAGAAGCTCGATTCGGCTCATGGGCATTCGCGGCGTGGACGGATGAGCGGCCGCCCGCCGCCTATCCGCTCTCCTCGTGGACGGCCGTGTCAGATGCAGATTCCCTCCCGCCTCACCTGACCATCCGGTGTGCCGAACCGGGGGATGTCGTCGACGGCGTGCCTGTTGCCGAGCGGCTCAGACGAGTGGGGGTGCCGGCCGACCAGCGGTCGACCTGGCCCGTCGTGCTCTCCGGCGAGACGGTCGTGTGGATCCCGGGAGCGGGAATCTCCCGGTCCGTTTGGGTGGGATCGTCCACGCGGCGCTACCTTTGGGTAAACGCAGCAATGGAGATCCCGTGA
- the folE gene encoding GTP cyclohydrolase I FolE — protein MAEAGSEVQQEAIAKAVRAILEAVGEDVNREGLVDTPERVARMYAEVFGGLRVDPGSVISTVFSDESHDEMVLVKDIAFYSMCEHHLVPFHGKAHVAYLPKGRLTGLSKLARLVEAFARRPQLQERLTTQIADTLMEGLKPHGALVVVEAEHLCMSMRGVNKPASITVTSAVRGAFCDLDATRAEAFSLIYGGR, from the coding sequence ATGGCAGAGGCCGGATCCGAAGTCCAGCAGGAAGCTATTGCCAAGGCGGTCAGGGCGATTCTCGAAGCAGTGGGTGAGGACGTCAACCGGGAAGGCCTCGTGGACACCCCGGAACGAGTCGCCCGGATGTATGCCGAGGTGTTCGGCGGGTTGCGGGTCGACCCCGGCAGCGTGATCAGCACCGTCTTCAGCGACGAGAGCCACGATGAGATGGTTTTGGTCAAGGACATTGCCTTCTATTCGATGTGCGAACACCACCTGGTGCCCTTTCACGGAAAGGCTCATGTCGCCTACTTGCCGAAAGGTCGTCTGACCGGGCTCTCCAAGCTGGCGCGTCTGGTCGAAGCTTTCGCCCGCCGGCCGCAGCTTCAGGAGCGCCTGACCACGCAGATAGCCGACACGCTCATGGAAGGGTTGAAGCCGCATGGAGCCCTTGTGGTCGTAGAGGCCGAGCACCTTTGCATGAGCATGCGTGGCGTTAACAAACCCGCATCGATAACCGTCACGTCGGCAGTCCGCGGCGCTTTCTGCGACCTGGATGCGACCCGGGCTGAAGCCTTTTCGCTGATCTACGGCGGTCGATGA
- the ftsH gene encoding ATP-dependent zinc metalloprotease FtsH has translation MNRTLRTILVYGVVVVLMVVVAQTWFETGDQAVDVTASEFVQLVEDGEIESVTIFTRSDLVTGDRVDGPDTSPDFTFSYPPEWEGTLTEILVENQVAMTAESDTSIWEVVISLLPWLFLIGFMIFIFTQMQGGGNRVMQFGKAKAKQVTRDTPKVTFDDVAGVDEAIEELEEIKEFLQNPSKFRAMGAKIPKGVLLYGPPGTGKTLLARAVAGEAGVPFFSISGSDFVEMFVGVGASRVRDLFEQAKAQGPAIIFIDEIDAVGRHRGAGLGGGHDEREQTLNQLLVELDGFDVNTGVIVIAGTNRPDILDPALLRPGRFDRQIVVDRPDLKGREAILAVHSRGKPFEDEIDNTVLARQTPGFTGADLANLINEAALLAARRDKKRIGMDELEEAIDRVIAGPERRSRVISEPERKLTAYHEGGHALVGFALPNTNPIHKVTIIPRGRSGGFTLSLPTEDRFYKRRSEMVDELALLLGGRTAEELIFGDPSTGASDDIDKATDLARKMVMEYGMSDRLGPMKYGHAAGEVFLGRDYSRQPDYSDEVASYIDSEVRKLISQAHDEAQQILTAHEDSLHRIAAELIDKETIDAEEVAALFHDVPKWEHTTDGAMRIQMPATSSSEEFAAAAHITEHGPVT, from the coding sequence ATGAACAGAACCCTTCGTACCATCCTCGTATACGGCGTCGTCGTCGTGCTCATGGTCGTCGTTGCTCAAACCTGGTTTGAGACCGGTGACCAGGCCGTCGATGTCACTGCCAGTGAGTTCGTTCAGCTGGTTGAAGACGGCGAGATCGAGTCGGTCACGATCTTCACCAGGTCCGATCTCGTTACCGGCGACCGTGTGGATGGGCCCGACACATCGCCCGACTTCACCTTCTCCTACCCGCCGGAATGGGAAGGGACGCTCACGGAGATCCTCGTTGAGAACCAGGTTGCGATGACGGCCGAATCAGACACCTCCATATGGGAGGTCGTCATCAGCCTTCTGCCCTGGCTCTTCCTCATCGGATTCATGATCTTCATATTCACCCAGATGCAGGGCGGCGGCAATCGCGTCATGCAGTTCGGGAAGGCCAAGGCAAAGCAGGTCACCCGTGACACACCCAAGGTGACCTTCGACGACGTTGCAGGGGTCGATGAAGCCATTGAAGAACTGGAGGAGATCAAAGAGTTCCTCCAGAACCCGTCGAAGTTTCGCGCAATGGGCGCCAAGATCCCGAAGGGCGTCTTGCTCTACGGGCCGCCGGGAACGGGGAAGACGCTGCTCGCCAGGGCGGTGGCCGGTGAGGCCGGTGTCCCGTTCTTCTCGATTTCGGGCTCCGATTTCGTAGAGATGTTCGTCGGCGTCGGCGCCAGCCGGGTACGCGACCTCTTCGAGCAGGCGAAGGCGCAGGGGCCGGCCATCATCTTCATCGATGAGATCGATGCAGTGGGTCGGCACCGCGGTGCCGGCCTGGGCGGCGGGCACGATGAGCGCGAGCAGACCCTCAACCAGTTGCTGGTCGAGCTGGACGGTTTCGACGTGAACACGGGCGTTATCGTCATCGCCGGTACCAACCGGCCGGACATCCTCGACCCGGCTTTGTTGCGTCCGGGCCGTTTCGATCGTCAGATCGTCGTCGATCGACCCGACCTGAAAGGTCGCGAAGCGATTCTGGCCGTGCATTCGCGCGGCAAGCCCTTCGAGGACGAGATCGACAACACGGTCCTGGCTCGCCAAACCCCGGGGTTCACCGGAGCGGACCTCGCCAACCTGATCAACGAAGCCGCTTTGCTGGCCGCCCGACGCGACAAGAAGCGCATCGGGATGGACGAGTTGGAGGAAGCCATCGACCGTGTCATCGCCGGTCCCGAGCGACGCAGCCGGGTCATCTCGGAACCGGAACGTAAGTTGACCGCCTATCACGAGGGCGGGCACGCGCTGGTGGGGTTTGCTCTGCCGAACACCAATCCGATTCACAAGGTGACGATCATTCCGCGCGGTCGGTCCGGCGGATTCACCCTCTCCCTCCCCACCGAGGATCGGTTCTACAAGCGGCGGAGCGAAATGGTCGACGAGCTGGCCCTCTTGCTGGGTGGACGCACAGCCGAGGAACTGATATTCGGCGACCCATCAACCGGCGCCAGCGACGACATCGACAAGGCCACCGATCTCGCCCGCAAGATGGTCATGGAATACGGGATGAGCGACCGGCTCGGACCGATGAAGTATGGGCACGCGGCGGGAGAGGTTTTCCTCGGACGCGACTATTCGCGGCAGCCCGACTACTCCGACGAAGTCGCTTCGTACATCGATTCCGAAGTCCGAAAGCTAATCAGCCAGGCCCACGACGAGGCGCAGCAGATACTGACCGCTCACGAGGACTCTCTGCATCGCATTGCCGCCGAGTTGATCGATAAAGAGACGATCGACGCCGAGGAGGTTGCCGCGCTCTTCCACGATGTGCCCAAGTGGGAGCACACTACGGACGGGGCCATGCGAATCCAGATGCCCGCAACGTCATCGTCGGAGGAGTTTGCGGCCGCTGCGCACATCACCGAGCACGGCCCGGTTACCTGA
- a CDS encoding DNA polymerase III subunit delta': protein MVRPLFEDVIGHERVVDLLARDVVRPGQAYLFVGPAGVGKSTVARRFAAALLCPTRGEHDAPCSTCRRVGSGTHPDLVAIEPAGTALLTVDQARTTVAQSRMTPVEGDRKVFLIAEAGAMSEGAANALLKTLEEPSASTVFLLATEAEEDLPSTIASRCRTVQLGRVNHSELVAGLVSRGVEPEQAEQVAKVAGGRPGLALTLAMQPEAAAYRRTWMGIPQRVSPNPGRAFLLAEEVLEALDPMLGALEQRHVDEVAEAEGQGGAGKALKDRQARERKRAEQALVISGLEMLASWYTDSAAAQFGGEVRNRDIPVHDLAMITPARAVAAAERVLGAVVALRSNQRRKLVLAELFADLGT, encoded by the coding sequence ATGGTGAGGCCTCTCTTCGAAGATGTCATCGGCCACGAGAGGGTCGTTGATCTGCTCGCCAGGGATGTAGTCCGTCCGGGACAGGCCTACCTCTTCGTCGGCCCGGCCGGCGTTGGCAAGTCCACCGTTGCCAGACGATTCGCCGCCGCGCTTCTCTGCCCCACCCGGGGCGAGCACGATGCGCCTTGCTCGACCTGTCGACGTGTCGGCTCCGGCACTCATCCGGACCTCGTCGCCATAGAACCGGCAGGAACCGCGCTGCTCACCGTGGACCAGGCGCGGACGACCGTCGCGCAGTCGAGGATGACACCGGTCGAGGGAGACCGGAAGGTCTTCCTCATCGCCGAGGCCGGGGCGATGAGCGAGGGAGCGGCGAACGCCCTGCTCAAGACTCTCGAGGAACCCTCAGCCTCGACGGTGTTCCTGCTTGCGACCGAAGCCGAGGAGGACTTGCCCAGCACTATTGCCAGCCGCTGCAGGACCGTGCAGCTCGGCCGGGTCAACCACAGTGAGCTGGTAGCCGGGCTGGTGAGCAGGGGCGTCGAGCCCGAGCAGGCCGAGCAGGTCGCCAAGGTCGCCGGGGGACGCCCGGGCCTGGCCCTCACACTCGCCATGCAGCCCGAGGCCGCCGCATACCGGCGGACCTGGATGGGCATACCTCAACGCGTATCGCCGAATCCCGGGAGAGCCTTTCTCCTGGCCGAAGAGGTTCTGGAGGCCCTCGATCCGATGCTCGGCGCCCTCGAACAGCGCCACGTCGATGAGGTCGCGGAGGCGGAAGGTCAAGGAGGAGCCGGGAAGGCGCTCAAGGACAGGCAGGCCCGGGAACGGAAACGGGCCGAACAGGCCCTGGTGATTTCGGGCCTGGAGATGCTTGCGTCCTGGTACACCGATTCGGCGGCAGCGCAGTTCGGAGGCGAGGTGCGCAATCGTGACATACCGGTGCATGATCTTGCGATGATCACACCCGCCCGGGCGGTTGCTGCCGCCGAGCGTGTTCTGGGCGCGGTCGTTGCTCTACGGTCGAACCAGCGGCGGAAGCTGGTGCTGGCGGAGCTCTTTGCCGACCTCGGCACCTGA